The Phycisphaerales bacterium AB-hyl4 genome contains a region encoding:
- a CDS encoding type II secretion system protein, with translation MMNKRLPKTTGSHRDKAFTIIELIVVISIIALLIAILLPALQQARSIARIAACKSNQRQIGIAIHVYANDFNGYAPYNSAATATSPQMFYFNPVTLAARLVNSYEYLPQTRPAWGYTDVMQCPGDPNPWYAASLGGSYAKSYRYRQAYNGIANGEPDDEPLRLDSKPDFYQKTATWFLVESFTQTTFNGQTLIIPTTFANATLNAALYSGYGTVDRNTVNSQWHEDGTNVLYEDGHVGWAPWGEPQFGH, from the coding sequence ATGATGAACAAGCGGCTGCCGAAGACGACGGGATCGCATCGCGACAAAGCGTTTACCATCATCGAATTGATCGTGGTTATATCGATCATAGCTTTGCTAATCGCTATTTTGCTTCCGGCTCTCCAGCAAGCAAGAAGTATCGCCCGGATCGCTGCGTGCAAAAGCAATCAGCGTCAGATCGGCATTGCTATCCATGTTTACGCGAACGATTTCAATGGATATGCCCCGTACAACAGTGCGGCTACTGCGACTTCTCCGCAAATGTTTTATTTTAATCCGGTCACACTCGCGGCTCGTCTGGTTAACAGCTACGAATACCTTCCTCAGACCCGGCCCGCATGGGGGTATACAGATGTTATGCAGTGCCCTGGCGACCCCAACCCTTGGTATGCGGCGTCCCTCGGCGGCTCCTATGCTAAAAGCTATCGCTATCGACAAGCGTACAACGGTATCGCCAATGGTGAGCCGGATGATGAGCCGTTGCGCCTGGACAGCAAACCTGATTTCTACCAGAAAACGGCTACATGGTTTCTGGTCGAGTCATTCACCCAAACCACATTCAACGGCCAAACCCTCATTATTCCGACTACTTTTGCCAACGCGACGCTGAACGCGGCGCTCTATTCCGGTTACGGAACGGTCGACCGTAACACCGTCAATTCGCAGTGGCACGAGGATGGAACCAACGTGCTTTACGAAGATGGCCACGTTGGCTGGGCGCCATGGGGTGAGCCGCAGTTCGGCCACTGA
- a CDS encoding PEP-CTERM sorting domain-containing protein (PEP-CTERM proteins occur, often in large numbers, in the proteomes of bacteria that also encode an exosortase, a predicted intramembrane cysteine proteinase. The presence of a PEP-CTERM domain at a protein's C-terminus predicts cleavage within the sorting domain, followed by covalent anchoring to some some component of the (usually Gram-negative) cell surface. Many PEP-CTERM proteins exhibit an unusual sequence composition that includes large numbers of potential glycosylation sites. Expression of one such protein has been shown restore the ability of a bacterium to form floc, a type of biofilm.), protein MEDQSGHRLHISDGQIDGFEYEATGVGFRNANAGSVASVLVLANTSESGGDRMFYVDDLRVIPEPTAATMLLTLGGALAMTRRRSRQ, encoded by the coding sequence TTGGAAGATCAGTCAGGCCACCGCCTCCATATCTCCGATGGGCAGATCGATGGTTTTGAGTACGAAGCGACCGGGGTCGGCTTCCGCAATGCGAATGCGGGCTCAGTCGCATCGGTCCTGGTCCTGGCCAACACGAGCGAATCCGGCGGTGATCGGATGTTCTATGTGGACGACCTTCGTGTCATACCCGAGCCAACCGCGGCGACGATGTTACTGACGCTGGGCGGCGCCTTGGCGATGACCCGACGACGGTCACGACAATGA
- a CDS encoding fibronectin type III domain-containing protein, with protein sequence MQNPPVSTKLTLMAAIVGCLLLATTLRADAPQHPAVLIDFDATWKYHDGNEDLGTAWKTPDYNDRDWKAGPALLGYDTRGRQDRWPEPGLQTELQENLVTYYFRKSFDFGGSLEGVQLQLDQIIDDAAVYYLNGEEIGRSELMPEGEVGFGTQATRYTNPSVEQDVFDIDSSHLREGRNVLAVMVANNTARSSDICFGARLQVVKDVQTPAALYLTWQRDPTTTMTIQWHTEQLHDEVTIEYGPAGSDELSRTDGDTRPMPHSDRHIQTVELTDLEPGSDYRFRIYRSGDGNSSSFYTFRTMPAEADRPIRIAVGGDTRHSQARMEQTNRVAASLDPDFIVWGGDLAYADGRADRVDRWYEYFNAIMNTLITDEGRVIPTIVGIGNHEMLRPRGGNYYFNFPEFDEPEDYYTHDGDLDQWRNDNAPYFFALFAFPGQPGYGVLDFGDYLSIVLPDTNHANPIPGEQTQWLEQVLADREHVQHVIPVYHVPGYPSARPFTGRASREVREHWSPLFEQQGNIRVAFENHDHAYKRTVPIRDGEEHEDGVVYIGDGAWGVGVRDVHDVDETWYLERAESIRHLILVTIDGQSQDYTVISEHGEEIDHYVPKAR encoded by the coding sequence ATGCAGAATCCACCCGTATCGACGAAGCTCACACTGATGGCGGCCATCGTCGGGTGTCTGCTGCTGGCGACCACCCTCCGGGCCGACGCGCCTCAACATCCGGCGGTGTTGATCGATTTTGATGCGACGTGGAAATACCACGATGGCAACGAAGACCTCGGCACGGCCTGGAAGACGCCGGACTACAACGACCGCGACTGGAAGGCGGGCCCGGCTCTGCTGGGCTATGACACGCGGGGCCGACAGGATCGCTGGCCCGAGCCGGGGCTGCAGACGGAACTGCAGGAAAACCTGGTTACCTACTACTTCCGCAAGAGCTTCGACTTTGGCGGCTCGCTCGAAGGCGTTCAACTCCAGTTGGACCAGATCATCGACGACGCGGCGGTCTATTACCTCAACGGCGAAGAGATCGGCCGAAGCGAACTGATGCCCGAAGGCGAAGTCGGTTTCGGCACGCAGGCCACGCGTTACACCAATCCGAGCGTGGAGCAGGATGTCTTCGACATCGACAGCTCGCATCTGCGCGAAGGCCGTAACGTCCTGGCCGTGATGGTCGCCAACAACACTGCCCGCAGTTCCGACATCTGCTTCGGCGCCCGCTTGCAGGTTGTGAAGGATGTGCAGACGCCGGCGGCGCTCTACCTCACCTGGCAGCGCGACCCCACCACGACGATGACCATCCAGTGGCACACGGAGCAGCTGCACGATGAAGTCACCATCGAGTACGGCCCGGCAGGCAGCGATGAACTGTCACGCACCGACGGCGACACCCGTCCCATGCCCCATTCGGATCGCCACATCCAGACCGTCGAGCTGACCGATCTGGAACCCGGCAGCGACTACCGGTTTCGCATTTACCGCTCGGGCGATGGCAACAGCAGCTCGTTTTACACCTTCCGCACCATGCCCGCGGAAGCGGACCGCCCGATCCGCATCGCCGTCGGCGGCGACACCCGCCACAGCCAGGCAAGGATGGAGCAGACCAACCGAGTCGCAGCGAGCCTCGATCCGGACTTCATCGTCTGGGGCGGCGACCTCGCCTACGCCGACGGCCGGGCCGACCGCGTCGACCGCTGGTACGAGTACTTCAATGCGATCATGAACACGTTGATCACCGACGAAGGGCGGGTGATCCCGACCATCGTGGGCATCGGCAACCACGAAATGCTGCGGCCGCGCGGCGGCAACTACTACTTTAACTTTCCCGAGTTTGACGAGCCGGAAGACTACTACACCCACGACGGCGACCTCGACCAGTGGCGAAACGACAACGCGCCATACTTTTTCGCGCTGTTCGCCTTCCCCGGCCAGCCGGGCTACGGCGTGCTGGACTTCGGCGACTATCTATCCATCGTGCTGCCCGACACGAACCATGCCAACCCCATCCCCGGCGAGCAGACGCAGTGGCTCGAACAGGTCCTGGCCGACCGTGAGCACGTTCAGCATGTGATCCCGGTCTATCACGTGCCGGGGTACCCCTCTGCCCGTCCGTTCACCGGTCGAGCGTCACGGGAAGTTCGTGAGCATTGGTCGCCGTTGTTCGAGCAGCAGGGCAACATCCGCGTCGCCTTTGAAAACCACGACCATGCCTACAAGCGCACCGTGCCCATCCGCGATGGCGAGGAGCATGAAGATGGCGTCGTCTACATCGGCGACGGCGCATGGGGCGTCGGCGTCCGCGACGTTCATGACGTCGACGAAACCTGGTATCTCGAACGAGCCGAGTCAATTCGCCATCTGATCCTGGTCACGATTGACGGCCAGTCGCAGGACTACACGGTCATCAGCGAACACGGCGAAGAGATCGACCATTACGTCCCGAAAGCGCGGTAA
- a CDS encoding SprT-like domain-containing protein produces MHLHDAERLALTLMNEHGLIEKGWRFRWSRGKRQLGLAQIRRRPDRHTGQVGVVRTIRLSQHLVQLNGEAEVRDTILHEIAHALAGLEHGHDAHWQAVCRRVGAKPQRLADATVRTPIARYQVVCGRCRRVLATRHRRASRRWLQRAYCRHCGPETISRLNICDVATVQPHAPLRSSPSMPIPTSAPTSQV; encoded by the coding sequence ATGCACCTGCACGACGCCGAGCGCCTCGCCCTGACGTTGATGAACGAACACGGGCTGATCGAAAAGGGTTGGCGTTTCCGCTGGAGCCGGGGCAAGCGCCAGTTGGGCCTTGCGCAAATCCGACGCCGACCTGACCGCCACACCGGGCAGGTCGGCGTGGTCCGGACCATCCGGCTTTCGCAACACCTGGTCCAACTCAACGGCGAAGCTGAGGTCCGCGACACGATCCTGCACGAGATCGCCCACGCTCTGGCTGGCCTGGAGCACGGCCACGACGCGCATTGGCAGGCGGTGTGCCGGCGCGTCGGCGCGAAGCCACAGCGACTGGCCGATGCGACCGTAAGGACGCCGATCGCCCGCTACCAGGTGGTATGTGGTCGCTGTCGGCGCGTGTTGGCAACACGGCACCGACGCGCGAGCCGCCGTTGGCTGCAGCGGGCTTATTGCAGGCACTGCGGCCCTGAGACGATCAGTCGACTGAACATCTGCGACGTGGCTACGGTTCAGCCGCATGCGCCGCTTCGGTCTTCGCCCTCGATGCCGATTCCCACTTCAGCACCCACCAGCCAAGTTTGA
- the zwf gene encoding glucose-6-phosphate dehydrogenase, with the protein MPSRTAASDCLIVIFGASGDLTKRKLIPALYDLYHAKLLTNNFAVMGISRTSYSDDQFRDYLKKHAKQFSKHFDEQTWKEFAPRLHYHAGDSTKSEAFPEIKSRMCELAAEHDTGDNSLFYLSVAPRLYDSIIENIGRHDMVTEGRAWCSINREQQSWQRIIVEKPFGRDLKSAAHLNRVLGRVFEDDSVFRIDHYLGKETVQNLMVFRFANAIFEPIWNRTYIDHVQITAAETVGVEGRGGYYDGPDGGAMRDMIQSHLLNVMALVAMEPPVTMRADHIRQENTKVLTAVREIRPEVVSKAAVRGQYVAGSHGGKPAIGFLEEEGVDAGSRTETYAALQVFVDNWRWQGVPFYLRSGKRLPAKTTEIVVYFKPTPHSLFRGVSGMNDLTPNQIVINVQPDEGIRLRFEGKVPGIGMKIKSVVMDFDYAEQFQADPPEAYATLLLDAMRGDQTLYKQREEIEQAWRIVQPVLDAWEANRDETIPTYPAGSWGPPAADIMLARDSRHWRIP; encoded by the coding sequence ATGCCCAGTCGAACCGCTGCATCGGACTGTCTTATTGTGATCTTCGGCGCCTCCGGCGACCTGACGAAGCGCAAACTCATCCCCGCGCTGTATGACCTTTATCACGCGAAACTGCTTACGAACAACTTCGCGGTCATGGGCATCAGCCGAACGTCGTACAGCGATGACCAGTTTCGCGATTACCTCAAGAAGCACGCGAAGCAGTTTTCCAAGCACTTTGATGAGCAGACGTGGAAAGAGTTTGCTCCTCGGCTGCACTATCACGCGGGCGACTCGACGAAGAGCGAAGCGTTTCCCGAGATCAAGTCGCGCATGTGCGAGCTGGCGGCGGAGCATGACACGGGGGACAACTCGCTGTTTTATCTGTCGGTCGCGCCGCGGCTGTATGACTCGATCATCGAGAACATCGGTCGGCATGACATGGTCACGGAAGGTCGCGCGTGGTGTTCGATCAACCGCGAGCAGCAGTCGTGGCAGCGGATCATTGTCGAGAAGCCGTTCGGCCGGGATTTGAAGTCGGCGGCACACTTAAACCGCGTGCTCGGCCGAGTGTTTGAAGACGACAGCGTGTTCCGCATCGACCACTACCTGGGCAAGGAGACGGTGCAGAACCTGATGGTGTTCCGCTTTGCGAACGCGATCTTCGAGCCGATCTGGAACCGGACGTATATCGACCACGTGCAGATCACCGCTGCGGAGACAGTGGGCGTGGAAGGCCGAGGCGGCTACTACGATGGGCCGGACGGCGGGGCGATGCGCGACATGATTCAAAGCCACCTTCTGAACGTGATGGCGCTGGTGGCGATGGAGCCGCCGGTGACGATGCGGGCGGACCACATTCGGCAGGAGAACACGAAGGTGCTCACCGCAGTGCGGGAGATCCGGCCGGAGGTGGTGAGCAAGGCGGCGGTGCGCGGGCAGTACGTCGCGGGCAGTCATGGCGGGAAGCCGGCGATCGGCTTTCTGGAAGAGGAAGGCGTGGACGCGGGCAGCCGAACGGAGACGTATGCGGCGCTACAGGTGTTTGTAGACAACTGGCGTTGGCAGGGCGTGCCGTTCTACCTGCGGTCGGGCAAGCGGCTGCCTGCGAAGACGACGGAGATTGTGGTGTATTTCAAGCCGACGCCGCACAGCCTGTTTCGCGGCGTGAGCGGGATGAATGATCTGACGCCGAACCAGATCGTGATCAACGTGCAGCCGGACGAGGGGATTCGCCTGCGGTTCGAGGGCAAGGTGCCCGGCATCGGCATGAAGATCAAGTCGGTGGTGATGGACTTTGACTACGCGGAGCAGTTCCAGGCCGACCCGCCCGAGGCGTATGCGACGCTGCTGCTGGATGCGATGCGCGGCGACCAGACGCTATACAAGCAGCGCGAGGAGATCGAGCAGGCGTGGCGGATCGTGCAGCCCGTGCTCGACGCATGGGAAGCAAACCGCGACGAAACGATCCCGACCTACCCGGCGGGGAGTTGGGGCCCGCCGGCGGCGGACATCATGCTCGCACGCGACAGCCGACACTGGCGAATCCCGTGA
- a CDS encoding tRNA uridine-5-carboxymethylaminomethyl(34) synthesis enzyme MnmG, translating to MPGRTDYDVIVIGGGHAGAEAAWAAANMLRDRPVRNGRVALVTMDPSKIGAMSCNPAIGGLAKGQIVREVDALGGLMGLAADATGIQFRVLNASKGPAVRGPRCQSDKYRYADEVQRLLATRENLDILAGTVDEFFLRDGRMTGVVYTPSAACNTTPWRERQAGESWGDSCCSGEYFTGPHGEDPILAPTRLNARAVVLTTGTFMRGLMHTGEAQTPGGRVGEKAAGTISDALRKLGFELGRLKTGTPPRLDGRTLDVAGLELQPGDDRPVPFSDMTGVGEIVGGQSSLSCSAIGVAYEKVAGRFPVLEQRPCWITHTNAEIHELIRANLDRAPMYNGQIATAGPRYCPSIEDKVVRFADRTSHHVFLEPESLSTDEIYCNGISTSLPGDVQERIVRQMPGCERATILRYGYAVEYDMVLPHQIDATAMTKRVPGLFLAGQINGTTGYEEAAGQGLVAGVNAVRFVRDEEPMRLGRDEAYIGVLMDDLVTKTPREPYRMFTSRAEFRLLLRADNSDERLTPMGRGLGLVDDARWQVYEARRSAMDALRGYMDRQRVDGVSLTKWARRPRVDVDALHAALSSFSRVASDAAKWGAECETDADTLPPLAYDRRTLASVLADLQYAGYIDRQRREVEQLRDQEASPLPTDLDYATVKGLRSEAADVLNQFKPTTFGQAGRLAGVNPADLMVVSLAVGR from the coding sequence ATGCCAGGCAGGACAGACTACGACGTGATTGTCATCGGCGGCGGGCACGCAGGCGCGGAAGCGGCGTGGGCGGCGGCGAATATGCTGCGCGACAGGCCCGTGCGGAACGGCCGAGTGGCGCTGGTGACGATGGACCCGAGCAAGATCGGAGCGATGAGCTGCAACCCGGCGATCGGCGGCCTGGCGAAGGGGCAGATCGTCCGCGAGGTCGATGCGCTGGGCGGGCTGATGGGGCTCGCGGCGGACGCGACGGGGATTCAGTTTCGCGTGCTCAACGCGTCGAAGGGGCCTGCGGTGCGCGGGCCGCGGTGTCAGAGCGACAAGTATCGCTACGCCGACGAGGTGCAGCGACTGCTCGCGACGCGGGAGAATCTGGACATTCTCGCGGGCACGGTGGATGAGTTTTTCCTGCGCGACGGGCGGATGACGGGCGTGGTGTATACGCCGAGCGCGGCGTGCAACACAACGCCGTGGCGGGAGCGGCAGGCGGGTGAGTCGTGGGGCGACAGTTGTTGCTCGGGCGAGTATTTCACCGGGCCTCATGGGGAAGACCCGATCCTCGCGCCGACGCGGTTGAACGCGCGGGCGGTGGTGCTCACGACGGGCACGTTCATGCGCGGGCTGATGCATACGGGCGAGGCGCAGACGCCCGGCGGCCGAGTGGGCGAGAAGGCGGCGGGGACGATCAGCGATGCGCTGCGGAAGCTTGGGTTTGAGTTGGGACGGTTGAAGACGGGGACGCCGCCACGACTTGATGGGCGGACGCTTGATGTGGCGGGGCTTGAATTGCAGCCGGGGGATGATCGGCCGGTGCCGTTCAGTGATATGACGGGGGTTGGGGAGATCGTGGGTGGGCAGAGCAGCTTAAGCTGCTCTGCCATTGGGGTGGCGTATGAAAAGGTTGCGGGGCGGTTTCCGGTGTTGGAGCAGCGGCCTTGCTGGATCACGCATACGAACGCGGAGATTCATGAACTGATCCGGGCGAACCTGGATCGTGCGCCGATGTACAACGGACAGATCGCCACGGCGGGCCCGCGCTACTGTCCGAGCATCGAAGACAAAGTCGTGCGCTTTGCGGATCGGACGTCGCATCATGTGTTCCTCGAACCGGAATCGTTGAGCACGGACGAGATTTACTGCAACGGCATTTCGACGAGCCTGCCAGGTGATGTGCAGGAGCGAATCGTTCGACAGATGCCGGGCTGTGAGCGGGCGACGATTCTGCGGTATGGCTATGCCGTGGAATATGACATGGTGCTGCCACATCAGATTGATGCGACGGCGATGACCAAGCGTGTGCCGGGGCTGTTCCTGGCCGGGCAGATCAATGGCACGACAGGTTATGAAGAGGCGGCAGGGCAGGGACTGGTTGCGGGCGTGAACGCGGTGCGGTTTGTGCGTGATGAGGAGCCGATGCGGTTGGGCCGTGACGAGGCGTACATCGGTGTGTTGATGGACGATCTGGTGACGAAGACGCCGCGCGAGCCTTATCGCATGTTCACCAGCCGGGCGGAGTTCAGGCTGCTGTTGCGGGCGGACAACTCGGACGAACGGCTGACGCCGATGGGTCGCGGGCTGGGGCTGGTGGATGATGCGCGTTGGCAGGTGTACGAAGCACGGCGGTCGGCGATGGACGCGCTGCGCGGGTACATGGATCGGCAGCGCGTGGACGGCGTGTCGTTGACGAAGTGGGCACGTCGGCCGCGGGTGGATGTGGACGCGCTGCACGCCGCGCTCAGCTCATTTAGCCGCGTCGCAAGCGACGCGGCTAAATGGGGGGCTGAATGTGAGACGGACGCCGATACGTTGCCACCGCTCGCCTATGACCGCCGTACGCTCGCGAGCGTGCTGGCGGACTTGCAATATGCCGGGTACATCGATCGTCAGCGGCGTGAGGTGGAGCAGTTGCGTGATCAGGAAGCGTCGCCGCTGCCGACGGATTTGGATTATGCGACCGTTAAGGGCTTGCGCAGCGAGGCGGCGGACGTGCTCAATCAGTTCAAGCCGACGACGTTCGGACAGGCGGGTCGGCTGGCGGGGGTGAACCCGGCGGACCTGATGGTGGTCAGCCTGGCGGTGGGGCGGTAG
- a CDS encoding magnesium transporter yields MSGAPPSDLTRTVRDFVAPVDSVLKADLSIGDALAQLRHGTVRHGAIYFYVVDKDNKLVGVMPTRQLLLANPKTPVRDLMSPNVVAVQETFTLQDVLEEFAIHRLLALPVVDADQHLIGFVDARLYADEAFDLAESQHDDNDLVQVIGLSVEQARHGTALAGYRLRMPWLVCNLFSGIVCAIIGALFRDVLDAVVLLAMFFPLVLTLSESISMQAMTIGLQFMHSKKVPWRPVRTRLNVEWKTALLLGVTGGSAVAVASLFFPGGTTMPPPAVVLGVSILLAMTASAIVGLGTPVILHAAKLDPRVASGPVVLMIADIMTTTVYLALATWMLL; encoded by the coding sequence ATGAGTGGGGCCCCGCCGAGTGATCTGACACGCACGGTTCGCGACTTCGTCGCGCCCGTCGATTCCGTGTTAAAAGCCGACCTCTCCATCGGCGACGCCCTCGCTCAACTGCGACACGGCACCGTCCGCCACGGCGCGATCTACTTCTACGTCGTCGACAAGGACAACAAGCTCGTCGGCGTCATGCCCACCCGACAGCTCCTGCTCGCCAACCCAAAGACTCCCGTCCGCGACCTGATGAGCCCCAACGTCGTCGCGGTACAGGAAACGTTCACTTTGCAGGACGTCCTTGAAGAGTTCGCCATCCACCGCCTGCTCGCCCTGCCTGTTGTCGACGCTGATCAGCACCTGATCGGCTTCGTCGACGCCCGCCTCTACGCCGACGAGGCCTTCGACCTCGCCGAGTCTCAGCACGACGACAACGACCTCGTGCAGGTCATCGGCCTCTCCGTCGAACAGGCCCGACACGGCACGGCCCTCGCCGGCTACCGCCTCCGCATGCCCTGGCTGGTCTGCAACCTCTTCAGCGGCATCGTCTGCGCCATCATCGGCGCTCTGTTTCGCGATGTGCTCGACGCCGTCGTCCTGCTCGCCATGTTCTTCCCGCTCGTGCTCACCCTCAGCGAATCCATCTCCATGCAGGCCATGACCATCGGCCTCCAGTTCATGCACAGCAAAAAGGTCCCCTGGCGGCCCGTCCGCACTCGCCTCAACGTCGAGTGGAAAACCGCCCTCCTGCTCGGCGTCACAGGCGGCAGCGCCGTCGCGGTCGCATCACTTTTCTTCCCCGGCGGTACGACCATGCCCCCGCCCGCCGTCGTGCTCGGCGTCAGCATCCTCCTGGCCATGACCGCCTCCGCCATCGTCGGCCTCGGCACGCCCGTCATCCTCCACGCCGCCAAGCTCGACCCCCGCGTCGCCTCGGGCCCCGTCGTCCTCATGATCGCCGACATCATGACCACCACCGTCTACCTCGCCCTCGCCACGTGGATGCTGCTGTAA
- a CDS encoding Rho termination factor N-terminal domain-containing protein, producing the protein MPSKWRNKDERQYEHVKESELERGSSEERAKEVAGRTVNKQRREEGRTPNEKTEGTGNPNQSLESRSRDELYNQAKELGIAGRSRMNKDELVEAIRKKR; encoded by the coding sequence ATGCCTTCGAAGTGGCGGAATAAGGATGAACGGCAGTACGAGCATGTGAAGGAAAGCGAGCTCGAACGAGGCTCGAGCGAGGAGCGGGCGAAGGAGGTGGCTGGGCGTACGGTGAACAAGCAGCGGCGGGAGGAGGGGCGGACACCGAACGAGAAGACGGAGGGGACGGGCAATCCGAATCAGTCGTTGGAATCGCGTTCGCGTGACGAGCTGTACAACCAGGCGAAGGAGCTGGGGATTGCGGGCCGCAGCCGAATGAACAAGGACGAGTTGGTTGAGGCGATTCGAAAGAAGCGATGA
- a CDS encoding L-threonylcarbamoyladenylate synthase — MTTGPPTPPIDEKTLTRAADILRRGGLVAFPTETVYGLGANALDTTAVARIFQVKGRPHFDPLIVHVPSLAAARRLTTAWPDTAQQLATAFWPGPLTLVLPKFQVSSSEFRVQDAQGPNSRLETQNSKLAPPDLVTAGLPTVAVRVPAHPVALALLRAVDLPIAAPSANRFGGVSPTTADHVQTELGDQIDLILDGGPCQTGVESTVISLIDPDRPRLLRLGGLTLEAIEQTVGPITLATPQTPDPQAEQRGQQSPGMLERHYAPRTPMQVVESISDFEFRISNFPEITHPNKSQPLKIGLIVFGRSADQTRSEIRNPKSEIHPTIEPLSPAGDLVEAAANLFAAMRRLDAAGLDLIIAERVPDTGLGRAINDRLRRAATR, encoded by the coding sequence ATGACTACGGGCCCACCCACGCCTCCGATTGACGAAAAAACGCTCACCCGCGCTGCGGACATTCTCCGTCGTGGCGGGCTCGTCGCCTTCCCCACCGAAACCGTCTATGGCTTGGGCGCCAACGCCCTCGACACCACCGCCGTCGCACGCATCTTCCAGGTCAAAGGCCGCCCCCACTTCGACCCGCTCATCGTCCACGTCCCCTCCCTCGCCGCCGCCCGCCGCCTCACCACCGCCTGGCCCGACACCGCCCAGCAGCTCGCCACCGCCTTCTGGCCCGGCCCGCTGACGCTCGTCCTCCCGAAGTTTCAAGTTTCGAGTTCCGAGTTTCGAGTTCAAGACGCCCAAGGCCCCAACTCAAGACTCGAAACTCAAAACTCGAAACTCGCCCCCCCTGACCTCGTCACCGCGGGCCTGCCCACCGTCGCGGTGCGCGTGCCCGCTCACCCGGTCGCCCTTGCGCTGCTGCGAGCCGTCGATCTGCCCATCGCCGCGCCCAGCGCCAACCGCTTCGGCGGCGTCAGCCCCACCACCGCCGACCACGTCCAAACCGAGCTCGGCGACCAGATCGACCTCATCCTCGACGGCGGCCCCTGCCAGACCGGCGTCGAAAGCACGGTCATCTCCCTCATCGACCCCGACCGCCCACGCCTGCTCCGCCTCGGCGGCCTCACCCTCGAAGCCATCGAACAAACCGTAGGCCCGATCACCCTCGCAACCCCCCAAACCCCCGATCCCCAAGCCGAGCAGCGCGGCCAACAGTCCCCCGGCATGCTCGAACGACATTACGCCCCCCGCACACCCATGCAGGTGGTGGAGAGCATTTCGGATTTCGAATTTCGAATTTCGAATTTTCCCGAAATCACACATCCCAATAAATCACAGCCACTTAAAATCGGACTGATCGTCTTCGGCCGCTCAGCGGATCAGACCAGATCCGAAATTCGAAATCCGAAATCCGAAATTCACCCAACCATTGAACCGCTCTCTCCCGCTGGCGATCTGGTCGAAGCGGCCGCGAACCTCTTCGCCGCGATGCGTCGGCTCGACGCGGCCGGGCTCGATCTCATCATCGCCGAGCGTGTCCCCGACACCGGCCTCGGCCGCGCGATCAACGACCGCCTCCGCCGCGCCGCCACCCGCTGA